In the Mytilus trossulus isolate FHL-02 chromosome 1, PNRI_Mtr1.1.1.hap1, whole genome shotgun sequence genome, one interval contains:
- the LOC134688461 gene encoding mitochondrial carnitine/acylcarnitine carrier protein-like, with protein sequence MGKKVSPVKDFIAGGVGGVCLVFTGQPLDTIKVRLQTMPRPKPGEAPLYKGTIDCATITIKKEGIKGLYKGMAAPLAGVSPMFAVCFLGFGIGKKLQQKHPTDDLTYPQLFKAGMLSGVFTTAIMAPGERIKCLLQIQADSHKKMYNGPLDCAKKLYKEGGIRSVYRGTGATLLRDVPASGMYFMTYEWLQHTLTPAGHDRTEMSVGRTLFAGGMAGIFNWAVALPQDVLKSRYQTAPHGKYPNGIRDVFKQLMKEEGFLSLYRGAAPVFLRAFPANAACFFGYELTMKFLYWLQPGV encoded by the exons ATGGGGAAGAAAGTAAGCCCTGTCAAAGATTTTATAGCTGGTGGAGTCGGTGGAGTATGTCTCGTTTTCACTGGACAACCACTGGATACCATAAAG GTACGACTTCAAACCATGCCAAGACCAAAACCTGGAGAAGCACCTCTTTATAAAGGCACGATAGACTGTGCTACAATAACTATAAAGAAAGAG GGTATCAAAGGTTTATACAAAGGCATGGCAGCTCCATTAGCTGGAGTGTCACCTATGTTTGCTGTTTGTTTCTTAGGTTTTGGTATTGGTAAAAAACTTCAACAAAAGCACCCTACAGATGACCTTAC ATATCCACAGTTGTTTAAAGCTGGTATGTTATCAGGGGTATTTACCACAGCTATAATGGCACCTGGTGAAAGAATCAAATGTTTATTACAG ATTCAAGCAGATTCCCATAAAAAGATGTATAATGGTCCATTGGACTGTGCTAAGAAGCTTTATAAGGAAGGTGGTATCAGAAGTGTTTACAGAGGCACTGGTGCCACATTACTTAGAG ATGTACCTGCCAGTGGAATGTACTTTATGACTTATGAATGGTTACAACATACACTAACTCCTGCAGGACATGA TCGTACAGAAATGAGTGTTGGTAGAACATTATTTGCTGGTGGTATGGCTGGAATTTTTAACTGGGCTGTAGCGCTTCCTCAGGATGTTTTAAAATCAAGATACCAAACAg ctCCTCATGGTAAATATCCAAATGGGATTAGGGATGTATTTAAACAGCTGATGAAAGAAGAAGGATTTTTATCTCTGTATCGTGGTGCAGCACCAGTTTTTCTCAGAGCTTTTCCAGCAAATGCT